In the genome of Candidatus Binatus sp., one region contains:
- a CDS encoding acetyl-CoA carboxylase biotin carboxyl carrier protein subunit, producing the protein MKLKRDGDPHSHDVELISRDGSTLRARIGDREVAAEFLADANAGVLRGTLTIDGRRYAISGARRKESIIVGVGPASFEFKPAESGARRHARGLAAPEITAPMPGKVLKLMVEEGDAVEAGQPLVVIEAMKMETTLSAESAAIVKRVRVAIGEMVDHGAVLIELSPPAADAAAQA; encoded by the coding sequence GTGAAGCTGAAGCGCGACGGCGATCCTCATAGTCACGACGTCGAGCTGATTTCGCGCGATGGCTCCACGCTGCGCGCGCGCATCGGCGATCGCGAAGTTGCCGCCGAGTTCCTTGCCGATGCAAACGCTGGCGTCTTGAGGGGCACGCTCACGATCGACGGCCGCCGCTACGCGATTTCCGGCGCGCGCCGCAAAGAATCGATCATCGTCGGCGTCGGTCCCGCGTCGTTCGAGTTCAAGCCCGCCGAAAGCGGTGCGCGGCGTCACGCGCGCGGACTCGCCGCGCCGGAAATCACGGCTCCGATGCCTGGCAAAGTTCTGAAGCTGATGGTCGAAGAGGGCGACGCGGTCGAAGCCGGACAACCGCTGGTCGTGATCGAGGCGATGAAAATGGAAACCACGCTTAGCGCCGAGAGCGCCGCGATCGTCAAGCGGGTGCGCGTCGCGATTGGCGAGATGGTCGATCACGGCGCGGTCCTGATCGAACTCAGTCCGCCCGCGGCCGATGCCGCCGCACAGGCCTGA
- a CDS encoding SDR family oxidoreductase yields the protein MSKVLILGATSPIARALALRFAAEGAQLFLAARDTGEVERVARDVSVRAGVPALSGSFDAADFAHHEDFIRDAASRLGGLDGVIVCFGTLGDEASAQTDPAAALATVHENFTGAVSLMTIAARHLEQQHSGFMIVIGSVAGDRGRARNYVYGSAKGALALFTQGLRGRLAKAGVHVMTVKLGTVDTRMTWGRDGTMLTVPPIRAANSIYTAFRGGGEVVYVPWYWRAIMGAVQLIPERRFKRLTF from the coding sequence ATGTCGAAAGTTCTGATTCTCGGCGCAACCAGCCCGATCGCGCGCGCTCTCGCGCTGCGGTTCGCGGCAGAAGGAGCGCAGCTTTTCCTTGCCGCTCGCGACACCGGCGAAGTCGAGCGAGTCGCGCGCGATGTCAGCGTCCGCGCCGGCGTTCCAGCGCTCTCGGGCTCCTTCGACGCGGCGGACTTCGCGCATCACGAGGACTTCATCCGCGACGCCGCCAGCAGGCTCGGCGGCCTCGACGGCGTGATCGTGTGCTTCGGCACGCTGGGCGATGAAGCCTCGGCGCAAACCGATCCGGCGGCGGCGCTCGCGACGGTGCATGAGAATTTCACCGGCGCGGTATCGCTGATGACGATCGCGGCGCGCCATCTGGAGCAACAGCACAGTGGATTCATGATCGTGATCGGCTCGGTCGCGGGCGATCGCGGGCGCGCGCGCAACTACGTGTACGGATCGGCGAAAGGCGCGCTCGCGCTGTTTACCCAGGGGCTTCGCGGACGTCTCGCGAAGGCGGGCGTGCACGTGATGACGGTCAAACTCGGCACCGTGGACACGCGGATGACGTGGGGCCGCGATGGAACGATGCTCACCGTGCCGCCGATTCGGGCGGCCAACTCGATCTACACGGCGTTTCGCGGCGGCGGCGAGGTCGTGTACGTGCCGTGGTACTGGCGCGCGATCATGGGTGCGGTGCAATTGATTCCCGAGCGGCGCTTCAAGCGCCTCACCTTTTAG
- a CDS encoding FAD-binding oxidoreductase, producing the protein MAAVTSRIATAAALKPRHAMLSGWGRFPLSESDIYRPEKIAELQTLVTGNGLSLIARGAGRAYGDAAQNDQNRVADIQRLNRMLSFEPESALLRCEAGVTIAEIIDVFLPRGYFPPVTPGTRFVTLGGSIAADVHGKNHHRDSSLASHVTNFDLMLATGEILRCSREEHSDLFWATVGGMGLTGVIVEVELRLRPVESAYFNGELIRARNIDAAIEAFERTDSEYGYSVAWIDCAIGKNSLGRSVLNVGNFATLDTLPDNLAQDPFSVTPPIIPSVPFDLPGWTLNALTVKAFNAVYYMFHRDTRARTIFDWQSFFYPLDSIRSWNRIYGKRGFVQYQCVWPLAESRAGLIELLEAISRSRRASFLAVLKKFGAQEGMLSFPMPGYTLALDFPVNDTLLEFLDTLDAMVLKRGGRVYLAKDARMRPETFRAMYPNFPRWQQAKALADPDNRFSSSLSRRLAMDPA; encoded by the coding sequence ATGGCCGCAGTCACCTCGCGAATCGCTACCGCCGCCGCACTCAAGCCGCGTCACGCGATGCTCAGCGGATGGGGCCGTTTTCCCTTGTCCGAGAGCGATATCTATCGACCCGAGAAAATCGCCGAACTGCAGACGCTGGTCACGGGCAATGGATTGTCGCTGATCGCGCGCGGCGCCGGGCGCGCGTACGGCGATGCCGCGCAGAACGATCAGAATCGCGTCGCGGACATCCAGCGGCTCAATCGGATGCTGTCGTTCGAGCCTGAAAGCGCGCTGCTCCGATGCGAGGCGGGCGTCACGATCGCAGAGATTATCGACGTGTTCCTGCCGCGCGGATATTTTCCGCCGGTAACGCCGGGCACGCGTTTCGTCACGCTCGGCGGATCGATTGCGGCCGACGTGCACGGCAAGAATCATCATCGCGATTCGTCGCTCGCGTCGCACGTGACCAATTTCGATCTAATGCTCGCGACCGGCGAAATCCTTAGATGCTCGCGCGAGGAACATTCCGATCTGTTCTGGGCGACCGTCGGTGGGATGGGACTGACCGGCGTGATCGTCGAAGTCGAGCTTCGCTTGCGGCCGGTCGAGAGCGCGTACTTCAACGGCGAACTGATTCGCGCGCGCAATATCGACGCGGCGATCGAGGCCTTCGAGCGCACCGATTCGGAGTACGGCTATTCGGTCGCGTGGATCGATTGCGCAATCGGTAAAAATTCGCTCGGCCGCTCGGTGCTGAACGTCGGCAACTTTGCGACGCTCGATACGCTGCCCGACAATCTCGCGCAGGACCCGTTCAGCGTGACGCCGCCTATCATCCCGAGCGTGCCGTTCGATCTGCCGGGCTGGACGCTGAATGCGCTGACGGTGAAGGCGTTCAACGCCGTCTATTATATGTTTCATCGCGATACGCGCGCGCGGACGATTTTCGATTGGCAAAGTTTTTTCTATCCGCTCGACTCGATTCGGAGCTGGAACCGGATTTACGGCAAGCGCGGCTTCGTGCAGTACCAATGCGTGTGGCCGCTCGCGGAGAGCCGCGCAGGGTTGATCGAGTTGCTCGAGGCGATCAGCAGAAGCCGCCGCGCGTCGTTTCTCGCCGTCTTAAAAAAATTCGGCGCGCAGGAGGGGATGCTTTCCTTCCCGATGCCCGGGTACACGCTCGCGCTCGATTTCCCGGTGAACGACACACTGCTCGAATTTCTCGACACGCTCGACGCGATGGTGCTGAAGCGCGGCGGCCGCGTCTATCTGGCCAAGGACGCGCGGATGCGGCCTGAAACGTTCCGCGCGATGTATCCGAATTTTCCGCGATGGCAACAGGCGAAGGCGCTGGCCGATCCCGACAACCGTTTTTCATCGAGCCTGTCGCGCCGCCTCGCGATGGATCCCGCCTGA
- a CDS encoding acyl-CoA carboxylase subunit beta, which yields MSWEKEVEEIRRREEIAKGMGGPDNIKRQHDGGKLTVRERIAKLLDPGTFHEYGALAGAPKYEGQTLVSFLPANFVGGTGRINGRRVVVGGDDFTVRGGAADASIGNKQGYAELIAHELHLPIIRLVDGTGGGGSVRTFETTRRTYVPANPAFDVLVKLTAEVPVVAGCMGSVAGLGAARVAASHFSVMVRGSSQLFVAGPPVVKWGVGEDLTKEELGGSEIHAHNSGAVDNEAETEEDAFQQIRKFLSYLPQSVWQVPPRATPDDDPGRREEELISIVPRNRRHGYDGRRIVELVMDRDSFFEMTPYFGPSLITGFARLDGYPIGVMANDPYNIGGSLDGPASDKMVKFIDLCDTFHLPVVNFVDQPGFLIGREAEMSGTIKRGVRALYALFQTTTPWVAIMVRKAFGIAGAGHGITTGLNLRYAWPSADWGSLPIEGGIEAAYKRDLAASSDPEKLRRELEEKFNAVRSPIRTAEAFGIEEMIDPRDTRPLLVEWVHQAYEIVPTQLGIRSRTMRP from the coding sequence ATGTCCTGGGAAAAAGAAGTCGAAGAAATCCGCCGCCGCGAGGAAATCGCGAAAGGGATGGGCGGCCCCGACAACATCAAGCGCCAGCATGACGGCGGCAAGCTCACGGTCCGCGAGCGCATCGCGAAGCTGCTCGATCCCGGGACGTTTCACGAATACGGGGCGCTGGCGGGCGCGCCAAAATACGAAGGACAGACGCTTGTGTCGTTCTTGCCGGCTAACTTCGTCGGCGGCACCGGCCGGATAAACGGGCGGCGCGTGGTGGTCGGCGGCGACGATTTCACGGTTCGCGGTGGCGCTGCCGATGCGTCGATCGGCAACAAGCAGGGCTATGCGGAGTTGATCGCGCACGAATTGCATTTGCCGATAATTCGGCTGGTCGATGGGACTGGCGGCGGCGGCAGCGTGCGCACGTTCGAGACCACGCGGCGAACCTACGTGCCCGCCAATCCCGCGTTCGACGTGCTGGTGAAGCTGACGGCGGAAGTGCCAGTCGTCGCAGGATGCATGGGATCGGTGGCGGGGCTCGGCGCGGCGCGCGTTGCGGCGTCGCATTTTTCCGTGATGGTGCGCGGCTCGAGCCAGCTATTCGTTGCGGGTCCGCCGGTGGTGAAGTGGGGCGTCGGCGAAGATCTGACCAAAGAGGAATTGGGCGGTTCCGAAATCCACGCGCACAACAGCGGCGCGGTCGATAACGAAGCCGAGACCGAGGAGGACGCGTTTCAGCAGATTCGAAAATTCTTGTCGTATCTGCCGCAGAGCGTTTGGCAAGTGCCGCCGCGCGCGACGCCGGACGACGACCCAGGCCGGCGCGAAGAGGAGCTAATCAGCATTGTCCCGCGCAATCGACGCCACGGTTACGACGGGCGGCGAATTGTCGAGCTGGTGATGGATCGCGATTCGTTCTTCGAGATGACGCCGTATTTCGGGCCGTCGCTGATCACGGGCTTCGCGCGTCTCGACGGCTATCCGATTGGCGTGATGGCGAACGATCCATACAACATCGGCGGATCGCTCGACGGTCCGGCCTCGGACAAGATGGTCAAGTTTATCGATCTTTGCGACACGTTTCATCTGCCGGTGGTGAATTTCGTGGACCAGCCGGGCTTCCTGATCGGGCGCGAGGCCGAGATGTCGGGCACCATCAAGCGCGGCGTGCGCGCGCTGTACGCGCTCTTCCAGACGACCACGCCGTGGGTCGCAATCATGGTGCGCAAGGCATTCGGCATCGCAGGCGCGGGGCATGGAATCACGACCGGGTTGAATCTCCGCTACGCATGGCCGTCGGCGGACTGGGGATCGCTGCCAATTGAGGGCGGTATCGAGGCGGCCTACAAGCGCGATCTCGCGGCGTCGTCCGATCCGGAAAAACTGCGGCGCGAGCTCGAAGAGAAATTCAATGCGGTGCGCTCGCCGATTCGCACGGCGGAGGCATTCGGCATCGAGGAGATGATCGATCCGCGCGACACCCGGCCGCTGCTGGTCGAATGGGTGCATCAGGCATACGAGATCGTGCCGACGCAACTGGGGATTCGATCGCGCACGATGCGCCCGTAG
- a CDS encoding acetyl-CoA carboxylase biotin carboxyl carrier protein subunit — MDIKSPAVGKVLRLTVEAGCQVARGDEVMVIESMKVEIPIKSPGAGRIKDFRFKIGDQIQRHSVLAVLES; from the coding sequence ATGGATATCAAAAGCCCTGCGGTGGGGAAAGTTCTAAGATTGACCGTCGAAGCGGGTTGCCAAGTCGCGCGGGGCGACGAAGTGATGGTGATCGAGTCGATGAAGGTCGAGATACCGATCAAGTCGCCGGGAGCGGGGCGCATCAAGGACTTCAGGTTCAAGATTGGCGATCAGATTCAGCGCCACTCCGTGCTCGCCGTGCTCGAATCGTAG
- a CDS encoding nitroreductase family protein, whose product MFGHHEFDLYEAIYTTRSMRRLKPDPVPPATIVKVIEAATMGPSGHNRQPWFFVVVTERETREFVAVRYRQAWEQIFTPVEREVVANDPQSQRGRNLRSAKYLAEHIADAPVMIFCCVKRYTDRARAGQPMVGAIYPAIQNLCLAARGYGLGTSITGLHSMYGDEIDARLGVPPEYVNLILIPMGYPKGRWARPDRKPARQVTFWEKWGNRRDTMPE is encoded by the coding sequence ATGTTCGGACATCACGAATTCGATCTTTACGAGGCGATTTACACCACCCGCTCGATGCGCCGGCTGAAGCCCGATCCGGTGCCGCCGGCGACGATCGTAAAAGTGATCGAGGCCGCGACGATGGGTCCGAGCGGGCACAATCGCCAGCCGTGGTTTTTTGTCGTCGTGACCGAGCGCGAGACCAGGGAGTTTGTCGCAGTTCGCTATCGCCAAGCGTGGGAGCAGATTTTCACGCCAGTCGAGCGCGAGGTCGTCGCCAACGATCCGCAAAGCCAGCGCGGACGAAACCTGCGCTCGGCGAAATACCTGGCCGAGCATATCGCCGATGCGCCGGTGATGATTTTCTGCTGCGTGAAGCGATACACCGATCGCGCGCGCGCGGGGCAACCGATGGTCGGCGCGATTTATCCGGCGATTCAGAACTTGTGCCTCGCCGCGCGCGGCTACGGTCTTGGCACTTCGATCACGGGTTTGCATTCGATGTATGGCGATGAGATCGATGCGCGGCTCGGCGTGCCGCCGGAGTACGTGAACCTGATCCTGATTCCGATGGGCTATCCGAAGGGCCGCTGGGCCCGGCCGGATCGCAAGCCGGCGCGGCAGGTCACGTTCTGGGAAAAATGGGGCAATCGCCGCGACACGATGCCCGAATGA
- a CDS encoding glutathione S-transferase family protein → MAEVILHQYVNSPFSEKIRKIFALKKISWRSVEQPTIMPKPKLIPLTGGYRRIPVMQIGADVWCDSGIILKKIEEMFPAPTIYPDGLEAAADIMNQWADRRMFWSTTPVIFEKLAAVVPKEFIEDRSKMMRGANFAEITLMAPDARTQLRAFLDILDRQLARSTFLLGNSFSLADAACFHPVWFLRAEPTAFSHAQKFKHLMRWFERIDAMGYGDVKPMEPDDALKIARESSPATAVDVQPSDPDTLAAGAMVSVTADDYAFDPVAGRLVVSTIHEVAIEREDRELGKIVNHFPKIGFRLASV, encoded by the coding sequence GTGGCCGAAGTAATTCTGCATCAATACGTGAACTCGCCCTTCTCCGAAAAAATCCGCAAGATCTTCGCGCTCAAGAAGATCAGTTGGCGCTCCGTCGAGCAGCCGACAATCATGCCGAAACCGAAGCTGATTCCGCTGACCGGCGGCTATCGGCGCATCCCGGTGATGCAAATCGGCGCCGACGTTTGGTGCGACTCGGGTATCATCTTGAAGAAGATCGAGGAAATGTTTCCCGCGCCGACGATCTATCCCGACGGCCTGGAGGCCGCGGCCGACATCATGAATCAATGGGCGGATCGGCGGATGTTCTGGTCCACCACCCCGGTGATTTTCGAGAAGCTCGCCGCCGTCGTGCCGAAGGAGTTCATCGAGGATCGCTCGAAGATGATGCGCGGCGCGAATTTCGCCGAGATCACCCTGATGGCGCCCGACGCGCGAACTCAGTTGCGCGCCTTTCTCGATATCCTCGATCGGCAACTGGCGCGCAGTACCTTCCTGCTCGGCAATTCGTTCAGCCTCGCCGACGCGGCGTGCTTTCATCCGGTGTGGTTCCTCCGCGCTGAGCCGACGGCATTCTCGCACGCGCAGAAGTTCAAGCATCTGATGCGATGGTTCGAGCGAATCGATGCGATGGGCTACGGCGACGTGAAGCCGATGGAACCCGACGACGCACTCAAGATCGCCCGCGAATCGTCGCCGGCGACCGCAGTCGATGTCCAGCCGTCAGATCCTGACACGCTCGCGGCGGGCGCGATGGTATCGGTGACGGCGGACGATTATGCCTTCGATCCGGTGGCTGGACGACTGGTAGTTAGCACGATTCACGAAGTGGCAATCGAGCGCGAAGATCGCGAGCTGGGGAAAATCGTCAATCACTTTCCCAAGATTGGATTTCGGCTCGCGTCAGTGTGA